CATAGTTTTCTTTCCTGGTTTCCAGCCTGCTGGACATACTTCGCCATGTTTATCGGTGTATTGAAATGCTTGAACCAAGCGCAAGGTTTCATCGACGGATctataacaaattatatttagtGAATGTCGAAATAATATCATATCGTATGTCGGACTTTGTGGATTATCTTACCTGCCGACTGGCAGATCGTTGATTGTAACCTGACGTAAGTTTTGCTGATCGTCGATGATAAAAAGACCGCGGAAGGGAATACCAGATTCGTCATCAAGCACGCCATAGTCGCGTGCAATTTTGAAATTCTTATCGGCGAGCAGCGGAATTTTCATTTCACCAAGACCGCCCTGTTTACGTGGTATGTTTACCCATGCTAAATGACTGTACTGAGAATCAGTTGATGCTGCGATCAGTTTGCAACCGATTGCATCAAATTCATCAGAACGGTCAGAGAAAGCAATGATTTCAGTTGGGCAAACAAAGGTGCTGAAAAAAAAGATTATTACTTACAACATCTGTGAAACCAATAACATCACATCTATATTATTACGATAGAAAATATTTACAAATCTAATGGGTAGAAGAAGAGAACAACATATTTTCCTCTGTAGTCAGCAAGAGAAATGTCTTTGAACTTTCCATCGACAACAGCAGTGCCGTGGAAAGCTGGTGCTGGTTTCTGAATAGCAGGGATAGGCATGTCTATTTCTTAAGTTTCTGCAATCAAAACAGatttatttacaaatatttaaacTGTTATCCTGATTTTATAATAGTCTATAAAGTAAGGAAAATACATATGTTGCATGATATACTTcatcaaaatattatatatcaaattttaatatgtttataCATTCCGATATTttcagaaaatataatatactttGATTAGCAAAACACAAAAGTGCATTTCATAGAATTGCTTTTTCATCTCAAGGAAAACATAACCTAATATCGACaagtatttttaaaattaaGGTGTGCAAAGAACGTGATGATTAAATCTTCCTTTTTAAATAGAACTATCTTTCATTGTTCTGTTTAAATACATTTACATTCATAGATATCCTTACATTTTAACATTCCGTtaattttctcatatattttttatctattttacTTGTAACATTTATCacgcatatgtatatatatatatattttaaaagaaatgcattttttaacaaTAGAGTGACTGCTGCGCGCATAAACCAAATTTTCGTCATTTTTCCTTTGTCTTGATTGTATGGTAGTTCTGATTTTCTTTGATACCTTCTCTTTAAAGTGATtaatttatctaaaaattttaCTAGACTATTTGGTATAAATGTTGACATAGTACACATAATCTACTTCGAAATGGAAAAAGAAATGTGATGTTTTTTTTACGTTTTCCATGCTATAGAACTAAATTATTTGGCTAAGTTAATGTGAACACACAGAAATAATGTTAAGCATACATAATGCCAATGAATTGTGAAGTGCAATCAAATTGTGTAGGTCATAAAGAGGTCATTTTAGTTCCTGAAATGGAACAACTTAACAGACTCTAACTACCAGAATCCCATTAATAAATGTTTCAATAATGCTGCTACATCTCTTGATCATTTAAAATCTTAATTGATCATCTTTATACATAAACCAagcaaaaaaaaattgaagtaaATACTTTTAGAAAAATAACAAATAAGCATGGAAGTTAGAAAATACGAAATACAAAGTGAAAGTACTTGATGTTTTATGTTAGAATGAATGCATATTTTCCCATATCTGTGTGCAGTTAATGTTCACAGCTTATCGTACATTTGATTCATAGACTTTTAGCTATAGTTTCGAAAAAAATCGATGTCCTATCTTTTCCTAGAATCACATGCAACTTTACGACAGTTCTTGTGTCAATGTTTTTGTTTgataatatacgtatatatgtatatctaaaGCGTGCACAGATTTTGTATTGCTTCGTTCAATAAATATGGATTACCTAATAAAGAAAACGTGTTCCGTGATATCGGTCACGATAATGCGAACGCGAAACCGCGAGATAAATGCACAATCAAAGCCTTATATACGATCAACAATTAAAAATATGGTCAAGGACGAAGGTTTCGAAAGGCCAGCAAATTATAACGTTTCGAAAATTTGAACAATAGaaaactagtcaaaataaaaatgtatttttatatatatatacgtgtgCAACGTATGGCGACAGTTGCTTCGTGACCTACATTAGCAATATTCTCGAAGCTTTTAAATTATCGCAATTTCATTGCATTACACAGCAAATTTTTGTATAATACAAACGGAATTCGTACTACAGCAATGGCGTGGTGGAAGTTTCAACAATTACGAACTTGACCTTCGTATAACGGTTCTTGAAAAATTGACTAAAATTCGAGAAAGAACTAATCGAAGATGAAAGGGTAAGTGCAAACTATTTGACATCGATTTACGTCTAATTCGACAAAGATAATCATTTATCACGTTTCTTGATAACCGAGGTACATATTGCATTACTTTTGGCAATAAAGCTTTGCGATTGTCTAAATCACGATTCTAGTGTTTCTAAAACGAGATGAGTAGGTATTAGTTCGAAATGAATGAAACGACCGTGTTAATGCGAACGTTATGATAATCGAATGAAATCATACCTTCTCCTTTATGTAGAAAAATCTAGAATGTAGTCGAGCACCGTACGTATCCGCACGATGTCAAAAGAATGTCTAACCGGCTACCGGTTCCGCGAAGGGACTTGATCTTGATTCGCAATTCACAACGGAAGGCGAACAGTTAGCGCCATCTGCAGACAACAGTGCCTCCTATTTTAGAATTAAAAGTGCTCGTACTTGCgtgaaatacttgaaatattgtttaatattactgttttaaatttaaaatttcattcaaaTCATAGATTATCTttcttttgtttaaatattgaaaacattttttaatctgTCTACCTGGAGAAAGAAATATTACCCTAACACCATTGGACAACGAGTCCGGCAACAGGTGGGAAAAAATTGAATGGACGATTCTTTGTTCCTCATGACAATAAAGCAAAAATCAAGAATAGAAAACGTGCAATGTAAGTTTTGCTtccaaattattaataattgaagTCCGCTAATAGCAGCGGATAAACCATTGTTAATGAGAATTGTTACTGTTTTATGCACAGTATGTATATCATTGTTGCGCTCTTTTTTTATGTGATTTACGCGCGTCGCGATTGGAGACttatgaattttttattttggaaTAATAGAAGAGATAACTAAAGCACAAAGGTCATCCGActgtttttaataattaatcttcCACTTATGTATATTTAGAAATGTTGTGACGAAATACAAATGCAAAATGAATATTGATAATCAGCATTGGATTTcagaaattaaatatattctttTGTTTAGAAAACTACTTTAATGGTTATTTACTTAAAATCAT
The window above is part of the Megalopta genalis isolate 19385.01 chromosome 2, iyMegGena1_principal, whole genome shotgun sequence genome. Proteins encoded here:
- the Prx2 gene encoding peroxiredoxin 2 encodes the protein MPIPAIQKPAPAFHGTAVVDGKFKDISLADYRGKYVVLFFYPLDFTFVCPTEIIAFSDRSDEFDAIGCKLIAASTDSQYSHLAWVNIPRKQGGLGEMKIPLLADKNFKIARDYGVLDDESGIPFRGLFIIDDQQNLRQVTINDLPVGRSVDETLRLVQAFQYTDKHGEVCPAGWKPGKKTMKPDVEGSKEYFRSS